A single region of the Phalacrocorax carbo chromosome 4, bPhaCar2.1, whole genome shotgun sequence genome encodes:
- the SMARCA5 gene encoding SWI/SNF-related matrix-associated actin-dependent regulator of chromatin subfamily A member 5 isoform X3 codes for MSAGQQAPPLPLSQPEELPAPLPGANSSEAAGTAPSAADPAGGDTEMEESFDDASPGKQKEIQEADPTYEEKMQTDRANRFEYLLKQTELFAHFIQPAAQKTPTSPLKMKPGRPRIKKDEKQNLLSVGDYRHRRTEQEEDEELLTESSKATNVCTRFEESPSYVKWGKLRDYQVRGLNWLISLYENGINGILADEMGLGKTLQTISLLGYMKHYRNIPGPHMVLVPKSTLHNWMNEFKRWVPTLRAVCLIGDKDQRAAFVRDVLLPGEWDVCVTSYEMLIKEKSVFKKFNWRYLVIDEAHRIKNEKSKLSEIVREFKTTNRLLLTGTPLQNNLHELWALLNFLLPDVFNSSEDFDSWFDTNNCLGDQKLVERLHMVLRPFLLRRIKADVEKSLPPKKEVKIYVGLSKMQREWYTRILMKDIDILNSAGKLDKMRLLNILMQLRKCCNHPYLFDGAEPGPPYTTDMHLVTNSGKMVVLDKLLPKLKEQGSRVLIFSQMTRVLDILEDYCMWRNYEYCRLDGQTPHDERQASINAYNEPGSSKFVFMLSTRAGGLGINLATADVVILYDSDWNPQVDLQAMDRAHRIGQTKTVRVFRFITDNTVEERIVERAEMKLRLDSIVIQQGKLVDQNLNKLGKDEMLQMIRHGATHVFASKESEITDEDIDHILERGAKKTAEMNEKLSKMGESSLRNFTMDTESSVYNFEGEDYREKQKMAFTEWIEPPKRERKANYAVDAYFREALRVSEPKAPKAPRPPKQPNVQDFQFFPPRLFELLEKEILYYRKTIGYKVPRNPDLPNAAQAQKEEQLKIDEAEPLNDEELEEKEKLLTQGFTNWNKRDFNQFIKANEKWGRDDIENIAREVEGKTPEEVIEYSAVFWERCNELQDIEKIMAQIERGEARIQRRISIKKALDTKIGRYKAPFHQLRISYGTNKGKNYTEEEDRFLICMLHKLGFDKENVYDELRQCIRNSPQFRFDWFLKSRTAMELQRRCNTLITLIERENMELEEKEKAEKKKRGPKPSSAQKRKMDGTPDGRGRKKKLKL; via the exons ATGTCCGCCGGGCAGCaggcgccgccgctgccgctgTCGCAACCGGAGGAGCTACCCGCGCCGCTGCCAGGCGCCAACAGCAGCGAGGCCGCGGGGACGGCTCCCTCCGCCGCCGACCCGGCCGGAGGCGACACCGAGATGGAG GAATCTTTTGATGATGCATCACcgggaaaacaaaaagaaatccaggAAGCAGATCCTACATACGAAGAGAAAATG CAAACAGACAGAGCAAACAGATTTGAGTATCTGTTGAAGCAGACTGAGCTGTTTGCTCATTTCATTCAGCCTGCTGCTCAGAAAACTCCAACTTCACCTTTGAAAATGAAGCCTGGACGTCCACGAATAAAGAAGGATGAGAAACAGAACTTACTGTCAGTTGGCGA CTACCGCCATCGTAGAACAGAACAGGAAGAAGACGAGGAGCTGTTAACAGAAAGCTCCAAGGCAACTAATGTCTGCACTCGATTTGAAGAATCTCCATCGT ATGTTAAATGGGGAAAGCTGCGTGATTATCAGGTCCGAGGATTGAACTGGCTCATCTCTCTGTATGAAAATGGCATCAATGGCATCCTAGCAGATGAAATG GGTCTTGGAAAGACACTGCAAACAATTTCTCTTCTCGGGTATATGAAACACTACAGAAATATTCCTGGTCCTCACATGGTGTTAGTTCCTAAGTCCACTCTGCATAACTGGATGAATGAATTCAAGAGATGGGTACCTACACTTCGAGCAGTTTGTTTGATAGGCGACAAAGACCAGCGA GCTGCTTTTGTCAGAGATGTGTTGTTGCCTGGAGAATGGGATGTCTGCGTAACGTCGTATGAAATGCTTATCAAAGAGAAATCGGTATTCAAAAAGTTTAACTGGAGATATCTGGTTATAGATGAAGCTCACaggattaaaaatgaaaaatcaaag TTATCAGAAATCGTGAGGGAATTCAAGACTACAAATCGGCTGCTATTAACTGGAACTCCACTTCAGAACAACTTACATGAACTCTGGGCACTTCTTAACTTCCTTTTGCCAGATGTCTTTAACTCATCTGAA GACTTTGATTCATGGTTTGATACAAACAACTGTCTAGGGGATCAAAAGTTAGTGGAACGTCTCCATATG GTGCTACGACCATTCCTTCTACGTCGCATTAAGGCTGATGTAGAGAAGAGCTTGCCTCCAAAGAAGGAAGTTAAAATTTACGTGGGTCTCAGCAAAATGCAACGAGAATG GTATACACGAATCCTAATGAAGGATATAGATATATTGAATTCAGCTGGGAAGCTGGACAAAATGAGACTCTTGAATATCCTCATGCAGCTGCGAAAATGTTGCAATCATCCATATCTCTTTGATGGAGCAGAACCTGGTCCGCCTTACACAACAGATATGCATTTGGTCACCAACAGTGGCAAAATGGTAGTGTTGGACAAATTGCTACCTAAGTTGAAAGAACAAG GATCAAGAGTCTTAATCTTCAGTCAGATGACCAGAGTCCTAGATATCTTGGAAGATTACTGTATGTGGCGAAATTATGAATATTGTAGACTGGATGGACAAACACCACATGATGAAAGAcag gcATCTATTAATGCATATAATGAACCTGGTAGCTCAAAATTTGTGTTCATGTTAAGTACACGGGCAGGAGGTCTTGGAATCAATCTGGCAACTGCTGATGTTGTAATTCTTTATGATTCAGACTGGAATCCACAAGTAGATCTTCAAGCTATG GATCGAGCACACAGAATTGGCCAAACAAAGACTGTTCGAGTGTTCAGGTTTATCACAGATAATACAGTGGAAGAAAGAATAGTGGAACGTGCAGAAATGAAACTTCGACTAGATTCCATAGTCATTCAGCAAGGCAA ACTGGTGGATCAAAACCTGAATAAACTTGGGAAGGATGAAATGCTGCAAATGATTCGTCACGGAGCGACCCATGTGTTTGCTTCAAAGGAGAGTGAGATTACAGATGAAGATATTGATCACATATTGGAAAGAGGTGCAAAGAAG ACTGCGGAAATGAATGAAAAGCTTTCAAAGATGGGTGAAAGCTCACTCAGGAATTTCACAATGGATACAGAGTCCAGTGTGTATAATTTTGAAGGGGAAGactacagagaaaaacagaag ATGGCATTTACAGAGTGGATTGAACCACCTAAACgagaaagaaaagccaattATGCTGTGGATGCTTACTTCAGGGAGGCTCTTCGAGTCAGTGAGCCAAAAGCACCCAAG GCACCACGGCCTCCAAAACAGCCAAATGTACAGGACTTTCAGTTCTTTCCTCCACGCCTGTTTGAACTATTGGAAAAAGAGATTCTCTACTACAGGAAAACAATTGGGTACAAA GTACCTCGTAATCCTGATCTGCCAAATGCAGCCCAAGCACAAAAGGAAGAGCAGCTTAAGATTGATGAGGCTGAACCTCTTAATGATGAAGaactagaagaaaaagagaaacttcTAACCCAG GGATTCACTAACTGGAATAAGAGAGATTTTAACCAGTTCATCAAAGCTAATGAGAAGTGGGGCCGAGATGACATTGAAAATATAGCACGAGAAGTAGAAGGAAAAACTCCAGAGGAAGTCATTGAGTATTCAG CTGTATTCTGGGAAAGATGCAATGAACTCCAAGACATAGAGAAGATCATGGCTCAGATAGAAAGAGGAGAAGCCAGAATTCAGAGACGAATCAGCATTAAAAAAGCACTTGATACAAAG ATTGGCAGATATAAAGCCCCTTTCCACCAGCTAAGAATATCATATGGTACTAATAAAGGGAAGAATTACACAGAAGAGGAGGATCGCTTTCTAATCTGTATGCTTCACAAGCTAGGATTTGATAAAGAAAATGTCTATGATGAATTAAGACAGTGTATCCGAAACTCCCCGCAATTCAGATTTGACTGGTTTCTCAAGTCCAGGACTGCAATG GAGCTGCAGAGGAGATGCAATACCTTAATCACCCTgattgaaagagaaaacatggaactggaagaaaaggaaaaggcagaaaagaagaaacgTGGACCAAAACCATCTTCG
- the SMARCA5 gene encoding SWI/SNF-related matrix-associated actin-dependent regulator of chromatin subfamily A member 5 isoform X1 yields the protein MAPDEIRWHAAAFRTLGVSGETEVETVPRLCSLESFDDASPGKQKEIQEADPTYEEKMQTDRANRFEYLLKQTELFAHFIQPAAQKTPTSPLKMKPGRPRIKKDEKQNLLSVGDYRHRRTEQEEDEELLTESSKATNVCTRFEESPSYVKWGKLRDYQVRGLNWLISLYENGINGILADEMGLGKTLQTISLLGYMKHYRNIPGPHMVLVPKSTLHNWMNEFKRWVPTLRAVCLIGDKDQRAAFVRDVLLPGEWDVCVTSYEMLIKEKSVFKKFNWRYLVIDEAHRIKNEKSKLSEIVREFKTTNRLLLTGTPLQNNLHELWALLNFLLPDVFNSSEDFDSWFDTNNCLGDQKLVERLHMVLRPFLLRRIKADVEKSLPPKKEVKIYVGLSKMQREWYTRILMKDIDILNSAGKLDKMRLLNILMQLRKCCNHPYLFDGAEPGPPYTTDMHLVTNSGKMVVLDKLLPKLKEQGSRVLIFSQMTRVLDILEDYCMWRNYEYCRLDGQTPHDERQASINAYNEPGSSKFVFMLSTRAGGLGINLATADVVILYDSDWNPQVDLQAMDRAHRIGQTKTVRVFRFITDNTVEERIVERAEMKLRLDSIVIQQGKLVDQNLNKLGKDEMLQMIRHGATHVFASKESEITDEDIDHILERGAKKTAEMNEKLSKMGESSLRNFTMDTESSVYNFEGEDYREKQKMAFTEWIEPPKRERKANYAVDAYFREALRVSEPKAPKAPRPPKQPNVQDFQFFPPRLFELLEKEILYYRKTIGYKVPRNPDLPNAAQAQKEEQLKIDEAEPLNDEELEEKEKLLTQGFTNWNKRDFNQFIKANEKWGRDDIENIAREVEGKTPEEVIEYSAVFWERCNELQDIEKIMAQIERGEARIQRRISIKKALDTKIGRYKAPFHQLRISYGTNKGKNYTEEEDRFLICMLHKLGFDKENVYDELRQCIRNSPQFRFDWFLKSRTAMELQRRCNTLITLIERENMELEEKEKAEKKKRGPKPSSAQKRKMDGTPDGRGRKKKLKL from the exons ATGGCGCCTGACGAAATCAGGTGGCACGCTGCTGCGTTTCGCACGTTAGGCGTTTCAGGAGAAACAGAAGTTGAAACGGTCCCACGCTTGTGCTCGCTG GAATCTTTTGATGATGCATCACcgggaaaacaaaaagaaatccaggAAGCAGATCCTACATACGAAGAGAAAATG CAAACAGACAGAGCAAACAGATTTGAGTATCTGTTGAAGCAGACTGAGCTGTTTGCTCATTTCATTCAGCCTGCTGCTCAGAAAACTCCAACTTCACCTTTGAAAATGAAGCCTGGACGTCCACGAATAAAGAAGGATGAGAAACAGAACTTACTGTCAGTTGGCGA CTACCGCCATCGTAGAACAGAACAGGAAGAAGACGAGGAGCTGTTAACAGAAAGCTCCAAGGCAACTAATGTCTGCACTCGATTTGAAGAATCTCCATCGT ATGTTAAATGGGGAAAGCTGCGTGATTATCAGGTCCGAGGATTGAACTGGCTCATCTCTCTGTATGAAAATGGCATCAATGGCATCCTAGCAGATGAAATG GGTCTTGGAAAGACACTGCAAACAATTTCTCTTCTCGGGTATATGAAACACTACAGAAATATTCCTGGTCCTCACATGGTGTTAGTTCCTAAGTCCACTCTGCATAACTGGATGAATGAATTCAAGAGATGGGTACCTACACTTCGAGCAGTTTGTTTGATAGGCGACAAAGACCAGCGA GCTGCTTTTGTCAGAGATGTGTTGTTGCCTGGAGAATGGGATGTCTGCGTAACGTCGTATGAAATGCTTATCAAAGAGAAATCGGTATTCAAAAAGTTTAACTGGAGATATCTGGTTATAGATGAAGCTCACaggattaaaaatgaaaaatcaaag TTATCAGAAATCGTGAGGGAATTCAAGACTACAAATCGGCTGCTATTAACTGGAACTCCACTTCAGAACAACTTACATGAACTCTGGGCACTTCTTAACTTCCTTTTGCCAGATGTCTTTAACTCATCTGAA GACTTTGATTCATGGTTTGATACAAACAACTGTCTAGGGGATCAAAAGTTAGTGGAACGTCTCCATATG GTGCTACGACCATTCCTTCTACGTCGCATTAAGGCTGATGTAGAGAAGAGCTTGCCTCCAAAGAAGGAAGTTAAAATTTACGTGGGTCTCAGCAAAATGCAACGAGAATG GTATACACGAATCCTAATGAAGGATATAGATATATTGAATTCAGCTGGGAAGCTGGACAAAATGAGACTCTTGAATATCCTCATGCAGCTGCGAAAATGTTGCAATCATCCATATCTCTTTGATGGAGCAGAACCTGGTCCGCCTTACACAACAGATATGCATTTGGTCACCAACAGTGGCAAAATGGTAGTGTTGGACAAATTGCTACCTAAGTTGAAAGAACAAG GATCAAGAGTCTTAATCTTCAGTCAGATGACCAGAGTCCTAGATATCTTGGAAGATTACTGTATGTGGCGAAATTATGAATATTGTAGACTGGATGGACAAACACCACATGATGAAAGAcag gcATCTATTAATGCATATAATGAACCTGGTAGCTCAAAATTTGTGTTCATGTTAAGTACACGGGCAGGAGGTCTTGGAATCAATCTGGCAACTGCTGATGTTGTAATTCTTTATGATTCAGACTGGAATCCACAAGTAGATCTTCAAGCTATG GATCGAGCACACAGAATTGGCCAAACAAAGACTGTTCGAGTGTTCAGGTTTATCACAGATAATACAGTGGAAGAAAGAATAGTGGAACGTGCAGAAATGAAACTTCGACTAGATTCCATAGTCATTCAGCAAGGCAA ACTGGTGGATCAAAACCTGAATAAACTTGGGAAGGATGAAATGCTGCAAATGATTCGTCACGGAGCGACCCATGTGTTTGCTTCAAAGGAGAGTGAGATTACAGATGAAGATATTGATCACATATTGGAAAGAGGTGCAAAGAAG ACTGCGGAAATGAATGAAAAGCTTTCAAAGATGGGTGAAAGCTCACTCAGGAATTTCACAATGGATACAGAGTCCAGTGTGTATAATTTTGAAGGGGAAGactacagagaaaaacagaag ATGGCATTTACAGAGTGGATTGAACCACCTAAACgagaaagaaaagccaattATGCTGTGGATGCTTACTTCAGGGAGGCTCTTCGAGTCAGTGAGCCAAAAGCACCCAAG GCACCACGGCCTCCAAAACAGCCAAATGTACAGGACTTTCAGTTCTTTCCTCCACGCCTGTTTGAACTATTGGAAAAAGAGATTCTCTACTACAGGAAAACAATTGGGTACAAA GTACCTCGTAATCCTGATCTGCCAAATGCAGCCCAAGCACAAAAGGAAGAGCAGCTTAAGATTGATGAGGCTGAACCTCTTAATGATGAAGaactagaagaaaaagagaaacttcTAACCCAG GGATTCACTAACTGGAATAAGAGAGATTTTAACCAGTTCATCAAAGCTAATGAGAAGTGGGGCCGAGATGACATTGAAAATATAGCACGAGAAGTAGAAGGAAAAACTCCAGAGGAAGTCATTGAGTATTCAG CTGTATTCTGGGAAAGATGCAATGAACTCCAAGACATAGAGAAGATCATGGCTCAGATAGAAAGAGGAGAAGCCAGAATTCAGAGACGAATCAGCATTAAAAAAGCACTTGATACAAAG ATTGGCAGATATAAAGCCCCTTTCCACCAGCTAAGAATATCATATGGTACTAATAAAGGGAAGAATTACACAGAAGAGGAGGATCGCTTTCTAATCTGTATGCTTCACAAGCTAGGATTTGATAAAGAAAATGTCTATGATGAATTAAGACAGTGTATCCGAAACTCCCCGCAATTCAGATTTGACTGGTTTCTCAAGTCCAGGACTGCAATG GAGCTGCAGAGGAGATGCAATACCTTAATCACCCTgattgaaagagaaaacatggaactggaagaaaaggaaaaggcagaaaagaagaaacgTGGACCAAAACCATCTTCG
- the SMARCA5 gene encoding SWI/SNF-related matrix-associated actin-dependent regulator of chromatin subfamily A member 5 isoform X2, translating into MQTDRANRFEYLLKQTELFAHFIQPAAQKTPTSPLKMKPGRPRIKKDEKQNLLSVGDYRHRRTEQEEDEELLTESSKATNVCTRFEESPSYVKWGKLRDYQVRGLNWLISLYENGINGILADEMGLGKTLQTISLLGYMKHYRNIPGPHMVLVPKSTLHNWMNEFKRWVPTLRAVCLIGDKDQRAAFVRDVLLPGEWDVCVTSYEMLIKEKSVFKKFNWRYLVIDEAHRIKNEKSKLSEIVREFKTTNRLLLTGTPLQNNLHELWALLNFLLPDVFNSSEDFDSWFDTNNCLGDQKLVERLHMVLRPFLLRRIKADVEKSLPPKKEVKIYVGLSKMQREWYTRILMKDIDILNSAGKLDKMRLLNILMQLRKCCNHPYLFDGAEPGPPYTTDMHLVTNSGKMVVLDKLLPKLKEQGSRVLIFSQMTRVLDILEDYCMWRNYEYCRLDGQTPHDERQASINAYNEPGSSKFVFMLSTRAGGLGINLATADVVILYDSDWNPQVDLQAMDRAHRIGQTKTVRVFRFITDNTVEERIVERAEMKLRLDSIVIQQGKLVDQNLNKLGKDEMLQMIRHGATHVFASKESEITDEDIDHILERGAKKTAEMNEKLSKMGESSLRNFTMDTESSVYNFEGEDYREKQKMAFTEWIEPPKRERKANYAVDAYFREALRVSEPKAPKAPRPPKQPNVQDFQFFPPRLFELLEKEILYYRKTIGYKVPRNPDLPNAAQAQKEEQLKIDEAEPLNDEELEEKEKLLTQGFTNWNKRDFNQFIKANEKWGRDDIENIAREVEGKTPEEVIEYSAVFWERCNELQDIEKIMAQIERGEARIQRRISIKKALDTKIGRYKAPFHQLRISYGTNKGKNYTEEEDRFLICMLHKLGFDKENVYDELRQCIRNSPQFRFDWFLKSRTAMELQRRCNTLITLIERENMELEEKEKAEKKKRGPKPSSAQKRKMDGTPDGRGRKKKLKL; encoded by the exons ATG CAAACAGACAGAGCAAACAGATTTGAGTATCTGTTGAAGCAGACTGAGCTGTTTGCTCATTTCATTCAGCCTGCTGCTCAGAAAACTCCAACTTCACCTTTGAAAATGAAGCCTGGACGTCCACGAATAAAGAAGGATGAGAAACAGAACTTACTGTCAGTTGGCGA CTACCGCCATCGTAGAACAGAACAGGAAGAAGACGAGGAGCTGTTAACAGAAAGCTCCAAGGCAACTAATGTCTGCACTCGATTTGAAGAATCTCCATCGT ATGTTAAATGGGGAAAGCTGCGTGATTATCAGGTCCGAGGATTGAACTGGCTCATCTCTCTGTATGAAAATGGCATCAATGGCATCCTAGCAGATGAAATG GGTCTTGGAAAGACACTGCAAACAATTTCTCTTCTCGGGTATATGAAACACTACAGAAATATTCCTGGTCCTCACATGGTGTTAGTTCCTAAGTCCACTCTGCATAACTGGATGAATGAATTCAAGAGATGGGTACCTACACTTCGAGCAGTTTGTTTGATAGGCGACAAAGACCAGCGA GCTGCTTTTGTCAGAGATGTGTTGTTGCCTGGAGAATGGGATGTCTGCGTAACGTCGTATGAAATGCTTATCAAAGAGAAATCGGTATTCAAAAAGTTTAACTGGAGATATCTGGTTATAGATGAAGCTCACaggattaaaaatgaaaaatcaaag TTATCAGAAATCGTGAGGGAATTCAAGACTACAAATCGGCTGCTATTAACTGGAACTCCACTTCAGAACAACTTACATGAACTCTGGGCACTTCTTAACTTCCTTTTGCCAGATGTCTTTAACTCATCTGAA GACTTTGATTCATGGTTTGATACAAACAACTGTCTAGGGGATCAAAAGTTAGTGGAACGTCTCCATATG GTGCTACGACCATTCCTTCTACGTCGCATTAAGGCTGATGTAGAGAAGAGCTTGCCTCCAAAGAAGGAAGTTAAAATTTACGTGGGTCTCAGCAAAATGCAACGAGAATG GTATACACGAATCCTAATGAAGGATATAGATATATTGAATTCAGCTGGGAAGCTGGACAAAATGAGACTCTTGAATATCCTCATGCAGCTGCGAAAATGTTGCAATCATCCATATCTCTTTGATGGAGCAGAACCTGGTCCGCCTTACACAACAGATATGCATTTGGTCACCAACAGTGGCAAAATGGTAGTGTTGGACAAATTGCTACCTAAGTTGAAAGAACAAG GATCAAGAGTCTTAATCTTCAGTCAGATGACCAGAGTCCTAGATATCTTGGAAGATTACTGTATGTGGCGAAATTATGAATATTGTAGACTGGATGGACAAACACCACATGATGAAAGAcag gcATCTATTAATGCATATAATGAACCTGGTAGCTCAAAATTTGTGTTCATGTTAAGTACACGGGCAGGAGGTCTTGGAATCAATCTGGCAACTGCTGATGTTGTAATTCTTTATGATTCAGACTGGAATCCACAAGTAGATCTTCAAGCTATG GATCGAGCACACAGAATTGGCCAAACAAAGACTGTTCGAGTGTTCAGGTTTATCACAGATAATACAGTGGAAGAAAGAATAGTGGAACGTGCAGAAATGAAACTTCGACTAGATTCCATAGTCATTCAGCAAGGCAA ACTGGTGGATCAAAACCTGAATAAACTTGGGAAGGATGAAATGCTGCAAATGATTCGTCACGGAGCGACCCATGTGTTTGCTTCAAAGGAGAGTGAGATTACAGATGAAGATATTGATCACATATTGGAAAGAGGTGCAAAGAAG ACTGCGGAAATGAATGAAAAGCTTTCAAAGATGGGTGAAAGCTCACTCAGGAATTTCACAATGGATACAGAGTCCAGTGTGTATAATTTTGAAGGGGAAGactacagagaaaaacagaag ATGGCATTTACAGAGTGGATTGAACCACCTAAACgagaaagaaaagccaattATGCTGTGGATGCTTACTTCAGGGAGGCTCTTCGAGTCAGTGAGCCAAAAGCACCCAAG GCACCACGGCCTCCAAAACAGCCAAATGTACAGGACTTTCAGTTCTTTCCTCCACGCCTGTTTGAACTATTGGAAAAAGAGATTCTCTACTACAGGAAAACAATTGGGTACAAA GTACCTCGTAATCCTGATCTGCCAAATGCAGCCCAAGCACAAAAGGAAGAGCAGCTTAAGATTGATGAGGCTGAACCTCTTAATGATGAAGaactagaagaaaaagagaaacttcTAACCCAG GGATTCACTAACTGGAATAAGAGAGATTTTAACCAGTTCATCAAAGCTAATGAGAAGTGGGGCCGAGATGACATTGAAAATATAGCACGAGAAGTAGAAGGAAAAACTCCAGAGGAAGTCATTGAGTATTCAG CTGTATTCTGGGAAAGATGCAATGAACTCCAAGACATAGAGAAGATCATGGCTCAGATAGAAAGAGGAGAAGCCAGAATTCAGAGACGAATCAGCATTAAAAAAGCACTTGATACAAAG ATTGGCAGATATAAAGCCCCTTTCCACCAGCTAAGAATATCATATGGTACTAATAAAGGGAAGAATTACACAGAAGAGGAGGATCGCTTTCTAATCTGTATGCTTCACAAGCTAGGATTTGATAAAGAAAATGTCTATGATGAATTAAGACAGTGTATCCGAAACTCCCCGCAATTCAGATTTGACTGGTTTCTCAAGTCCAGGACTGCAATG GAGCTGCAGAGGAGATGCAATACCTTAATCACCCTgattgaaagagaaaacatggaactggaagaaaaggaaaaggcagaaaagaagaaacgTGGACCAAAACCATCTTCG